One genomic window of Gemmatimonadales bacterium includes the following:
- a CDS encoding DNA translocase FtsK — protein MTPDARRRLGALTALVVGLFMGLTLLPLPVTGPVGRAVGHALWQLLGVGAVGLPVLGLGLALAGFERLGGLDMKRAAVLIVGLSLLLPYLAGVFARVTPAELDPDVAQRALSARLVGLVPGFFAELIAGRVGMAGAVLLGFLALSALTLVTFAWHPLHRLERKPAGAARSPRAGASRRSLAAEVLAPTADAAEATTNASAARDSATKAKGGKAKPPKRQESRRGAGAEDLGPVWEVDLLDAPRTTAIDAGEAELDDLQERLEATLAEFKVEGDVAGRTTGPVVTQYGVRLRPGVKMIRLVTLADDLALKMSARSIRVARIPGRDMVGVEVPNPKSRVVMLRELLEDEQWSGEERLLPVTLGLDLEGRPVIADLAKMPHLLIAGATGTGKSVGINAIITSLIYQYQHKEDLRFLMIDPKMVELSMYKDLPHLRHPVVTNNKEAARVLKWAVGEMERRYALLEANGARNAADFNRKLLEGRPLRTPAPRRITLTDIAAEAPDTPPPGPAEEAYTGGKLPLIVVVVDELADLMMTVQADVETPLARLAQKARAVGLHLILATQRPSVNVITGLIKANFPSRIAFRVASKVDSRTILDGNGAEALLGKGDMLFLEPGKSEPMRLQGAYISTEESERIMERYRTWAAARAERGAVPAVESNILDEVPDGETDGQIDGTGAEAGDRDPLFKEAAVACVQNQGGSTSLLQRKLGIGYGRAARIMDQLEDAGILGPANGSKPRDVRVGIEQVDEYCA, from the coding sequence ATGACCCCCGACGCCCGCCGCCGTCTCGGAGCGCTCACCGCGCTCGTCGTGGGCCTCTTCATGGGACTCACGCTGCTGCCCCTGCCGGTCACGGGGCCGGTGGGGCGCGCCGTCGGACACGCGCTCTGGCAACTGCTCGGCGTCGGCGCGGTGGGCCTGCCGGTGCTGGGCCTCGGCCTCGCGCTCGCCGGGTTCGAGCGGTTGGGCGGTCTCGACATGAAGCGCGCGGCCGTGCTCATTGTCGGCCTGAGCCTGCTGCTGCCGTACCTCGCCGGCGTGTTCGCGCGGGTGACGCCGGCCGAGCTCGATCCCGACGTGGCGCAGCGCGCGTTGTCGGCTCGCCTCGTGGGACTGGTGCCGGGGTTCTTCGCCGAGCTCATCGCGGGCCGCGTCGGGATGGCGGGCGCGGTGCTGCTCGGTTTTCTCGCCCTCTCGGCGCTTACGCTGGTGACGTTTGCATGGCATCCGCTGCATCGGCTCGAGCGGAAGCCGGCAGGCGCCGCGCGATCGCCGCGCGCGGGTGCGTCGAGGCGGTCGCTGGCGGCTGAGGTGCTGGCCCCCACCGCCGACGCCGCCGAGGCAACCACAAATGCGTCCGCCGCCCGCGACTCGGCCACGAAGGCGAAGGGTGGCAAGGCGAAGCCGCCCAAGCGTCAGGAATCCCGCCGCGGAGCGGGCGCGGAGGATCTCGGTCCCGTCTGGGAGGTCGACCTGCTCGACGCGCCGCGCACCACGGCCATCGACGCGGGCGAGGCCGAGCTGGACGACTTGCAGGAGCGGCTCGAGGCGACGCTGGCCGAGTTCAAGGTCGAAGGCGACGTGGCGGGACGTACCACCGGTCCGGTCGTCACCCAATATGGCGTGCGGCTCCGGCCGGGCGTCAAGATGATCCGGCTGGTGACGCTCGCCGACGACCTCGCCCTCAAGATGAGCGCGCGCTCCATCCGCGTGGCGCGGATTCCCGGGCGCGACATGGTGGGCGTCGAGGTGCCGAACCCCAAGTCGCGGGTCGTGATGCTGCGCGAGCTGCTGGAGGACGAGCAGTGGAGCGGTGAGGAGCGGCTCCTGCCCGTCACCCTCGGCCTCGACCTCGAGGGGCGCCCCGTCATCGCCGATCTCGCGAAGATGCCGCACCTGCTCATCGCCGGCGCCACCGGCACCGGCAAGTCGGTGGGCATCAACGCCATCATCACGTCGCTCATCTACCAGTACCAGCACAAGGAGGACCTGCGCTTCCTGATGATCGATCCCAAGATGGTCGAGCTGTCGATGTACAAGGACTTGCCCCATCTCCGGCATCCGGTCGTCACCAACAACAAGGAAGCGGCGCGGGTGCTCAAGTGGGCGGTGGGCGAGATGGAGCGGCGCTACGCGCTGCTCGAGGCCAACGGCGCGCGCAACGCGGCCGACTTCAACCGCAAGCTTCTCGAGGGCAGGCCGCTCCGGACCCCGGCGCCCCGGCGAATCACGCTCACCGACATTGCCGCCGAGGCACCCGACACCCCGCCGCCTGGGCCGGCCGAGGAGGCGTACACCGGCGGGAAGCTTCCGCTCATCGTCGTGGTGGTGGACGAGCTGGCCGACCTCATGATGACCGTGCAGGCGGACGTCGAGACGCCGCTCGCCCGGCTGGCGCAGAAGGCGCGCGCGGTGGGGTTGCACCTCATCCTCGCCACCCAGCGCCCGAGCGTGAACGTCATCACCGGACTCATCAAGGCGAACTTTCCGAGCCGGATCGCCTTCCGCGTGGCGTCGAAGGTCGACAGCCGCACCATCCTCGACGGCAACGGCGCCGAGGCATTGCTGGGCAAGGGCGACATGCTCTTCCTGGAACCGGGCAAGAGCGAGCCGATGCGGCTGCAGGGCGCCTACATCTCGACCGAGGAATCCGAGCGCATCATGGAGCGCTACCGCACGTGGGCGGCCGCGCGGGCCGAGCGCGGGGCGGTGCCTGCCGTCGAGAGCAACATTCTGGACGAGGTGCCCGACGGCGAGACGGACGGGCAGATCGACGGCACCGGCGCCGAGGCCGGCGACCGCGACCCGCTCTTCAAGGAGGCGGCCGTGGCCTGCGTGCAGAACCAGGGTGGCTCTACCTCGCTCCTGCAGCGCAAGCTCGGCATCGGCTACGGCCGGGCGGCCCGGATCATGGACCAGCTCGAGGACGCCGGGATTCTGGGGCCCGCCAATGGGAGCAAGCCGCGCGACGTGCGGGTGGGCATCGAGCAGGTGGACGAGTACTGCGCCTAG
- a CDS encoding 2-phosphosulfolactate phosphatase, with protein sequence MRLDVAFSPAGLAPQEVQGRVVFVIDILRATTAMCAALTHGARAIIPVASTEEALRLAQTIGSADVLLAGETRCVRIPGFALGNSPLEMTENAVRGRTIIVTTTNGTKALLAAQGAAAVYLAAAANLSAAAERARDALAQGRDVLIVCAGREGAFGLDDAYTAGRLAAGALGGRTPRRGVNDAALASLDLVRRYGERWERPLARSRAGRELIRLGFQNDVRDAARLDAYPVLPHFHERRVTVAAPAVAPPAA encoded by the coding sequence ATGAGGCTCGACGTCGCGTTCTCTCCCGCCGGTCTCGCGCCGCAGGAGGTGCAGGGCCGTGTGGTGTTCGTGATCGACATCCTGCGTGCCACCACCGCGATGTGCGCGGCGCTCACCCACGGCGCCAGGGCGATCATTCCGGTCGCATCGACCGAAGAGGCGCTTCGGCTCGCGCAGACCATCGGCAGCGCGGACGTGCTCCTTGCCGGCGAAACGCGCTGCGTGCGGATTCCTGGATTCGCACTGGGCAACAGCCCGCTCGAGATGACGGAGAACGCAGTGCGCGGGCGGACAATCATCGTTACGACGACGAACGGAACCAAAGCGCTGCTCGCGGCGCAGGGTGCTGCGGCCGTCTACCTCGCCGCCGCCGCCAATCTCAGCGCCGCGGCCGAACGCGCCCGCGACGCGCTGGCCCAGGGACGCGACGTGCTGATCGTCTGCGCGGGCCGCGAGGGCGCCTTCGGGCTCGACGATGCGTACACCGCCGGACGGCTCGCGGCCGGCGCGCTCGGCGGCCGCACCCCGCGCCGGGGGGTGAACGATGCGGCGCTCGCGAGCCTTGATCTGGTCCGCCGCTACGGCGAGCGCTGGGAGCGGCCCCTCGCCCGGAGCCGCGCAGGACGTGAGCTCATCCGGCTCGGCTTCCAGAACGACGTCCGCGACGCCGCGCGGCTGGATGCATACCCGGTGCTGCCGCACTTCCACGAACGGCGGGTCACGGTCGCAGCACCCGCCGTCGCCCCACCCGCCGCATGA
- the accC gene encoding acetyl-CoA carboxylase biotin carboxylase subunit, whose product MFRKVLIANRGEIALRVIRACRELGLQTVAVYSEADREALHVRFADDDVCIGPPPARSSYLKIPALIAAAEITGADAIHPGYGFLAENAEFADTCRASNITFIGPTGDQIRQMGDKATARRLAQEAGVPTIPGSPGTIDEPDEALAFAEGIGFPVIIKATAGGGGKGMRIATDAEQFVELFRLAQNEALAAFGNGAVYVETYLEHPRHIELQVLGDTLGRVVHLGERDCSVQRRHQKLIEESPSPALDAELRCRMGEAAVALASRIGYQGAGTIEFLLDTDGRFYFMEMNTRIQVEHPVTEMVTSFDLVKDQIRIAAGEPLSYRGDGNHLRGHAIECRINAEDPYRNFQPSPGVITAYHPPGGPGVRVDTHVYAGYTVPPYYDSLLAKVIVHGNSRTEALARMGQALDSFILEGITTTIPFLARVIRHPDFVAGRVDTRFLERQPHLFKSGA is encoded by the coding sequence ATGTTCAGGAAGGTGCTGATCGCGAACCGCGGGGAGATTGCCCTGCGGGTCATCCGCGCCTGCCGCGAGCTCGGCTTGCAGACGGTGGCCGTATACAGCGAAGCCGACCGCGAGGCGTTGCACGTGCGGTTTGCCGACGACGACGTCTGCATCGGCCCGCCCCCCGCGCGCAGCTCCTACCTCAAGATTCCGGCGCTCATCGCCGCGGCCGAGATCACCGGCGCCGACGCCATCCACCCGGGCTACGGCTTCCTGGCCGAGAACGCCGAGTTCGCCGATACCTGCCGGGCCTCTAACATCACCTTCATCGGGCCCACCGGCGATCAGATCCGCCAGATGGGCGACAAGGCGACTGCGCGCCGCCTGGCGCAGGAAGCGGGCGTGCCCACGATTCCCGGGTCGCCCGGCACCATTGACGAGCCGGACGAAGCGCTCGCCTTTGCCGAGGGGATCGGCTTTCCGGTCATCATCAAGGCGACGGCAGGCGGGGGCGGGAAAGGGATGCGGATCGCCACCGACGCCGAGCAGTTCGTCGAGCTGTTCCGCCTGGCGCAGAACGAGGCGCTGGCGGCGTTTGGCAACGGCGCCGTCTATGTCGAGACATACCTCGAGCATCCGCGTCACATCGAGCTCCAAGTGCTGGGCGACACCCTGGGCCGCGTAGTGCACTTGGGCGAGCGCGACTGCTCGGTGCAGCGCCGCCACCAGAAGCTGATCGAGGAGAGCCCGAGCCCCGCGCTCGATGCCGAGCTGCGCTGCCGCATGGGCGAGGCGGCGGTAGCGCTCGCCTCGCGCATCGGCTACCAGGGCGCCGGCACCATCGAGTTCCTGCTCGACACCGACGGGCGGTTCTACTTCATGGAGATGAACACCCGCATCCAGGTCGAGCACCCGGTGACCGAGATGGTCACGAGCTTCGACCTCGTGAAGGACCAGATCCGCATCGCGGCCGGCGAGCCGCTCAGCTACCGCGGCGACGGCAATCACCTGCGGGGCCACGCCATCGAGTGCCGCATCAACGCCGAGGACCCGTACCGGAACTTTCAGCCGTCTCCCGGGGTCATCACGGCCTACCATCCGCCGGGCGGGCCCGGCGTGCGGGTCGACACGCATGTCTACGCCGGGTACACGGTGCCGCCGTACTACGATTCGCTGCTCGCCAAGGTCATCGTGCACGGCAATTCCCGCACGGAGGCGCTCGCCCGGATGGGGCAGGCGCTCGACAGTTTCATCCTCGAGGGCATCACCACCACGATCCCATTCCTCGCCCGCGTCATCCGCCACCCCGATTTCGTCGCCGGGCGGGTGGACACCCGGTTCCTCGAGCGCCAGCCGCATCTGTTCAAGTCCGGCGCATGA
- a CDS encoding PilT/PilU family type 4a pilus ATPase gives MAEPTAGAASPPFNFKQAIAQMVQRNASDLLLKVGRSPTVRVNGDLATLEMAPLRPEDLKSLAEQVMTPRQVKEFAEKKEADFAIGVPGVGRFRTNIYQQRGTLAFAFRAIPYEVKTTRELNLPQVLEEISLKPRGLVLVTGITGSGKSTALAAMIHHVNQHRRCNIITIEDPIEFLHRDVMSNISQREVGSDTLAFDTALRHVLRQDPDVILIGEIRDMETLDTALKAADTGHLVFSTLHTTDATQTINRVISFYPPHQHQEIRSLLSTALAAVVCLRLVPRKDGRGRVPAAEVLINTAAVADNIRDIEKALNIPDLIAEGTVSYGMQSFDQSLMKWYKEGMVTYESALFYSSNPSEFALRVSGVDSASDRTFSEVTGEPDAARSLDLTP, from the coding sequence ATGGCTGAGCCGACCGCGGGCGCGGCCTCGCCGCCGTTCAACTTCAAGCAGGCCATCGCGCAGATGGTGCAGCGCAACGCGTCGGACCTGCTGCTCAAGGTAGGGCGCTCGCCCACCGTGCGGGTGAATGGCGACTTGGCGACGCTTGAAATGGCGCCGCTCCGCCCGGAGGACCTGAAGAGCCTGGCCGAGCAGGTGATGACGCCGCGCCAGGTGAAGGAGTTCGCCGAGAAGAAGGAGGCGGACTTCGCCATCGGCGTCCCGGGCGTGGGGCGGTTCCGCACCAACATCTACCAGCAGCGGGGCACGCTGGCGTTCGCCTTCCGCGCCATTCCCTACGAGGTGAAGACCACCCGGGAGCTCAACCTGCCTCAGGTGCTCGAGGAGATCTCGCTCAAGCCGCGGGGACTGGTGCTGGTCACCGGCATCACGGGGTCCGGCAAGTCCACCGCGCTCGCGGCGATGATCCACCATGTGAACCAGCACCGCCGCTGCAACATCATCACGATCGAAGACCCGATCGAATTCCTCCATCGCGACGTGATGTCCAACATCTCGCAGCGCGAAGTGGGGAGCGATACGCTCGCGTTCGACACCGCGCTGCGCCACGTGCTCCGGCAGGACCCGGACGTGATCCTGATCGGCGAGATCCGCGACATGGAAACGCTCGACACGGCGCTCAAGGCGGCGGACACCGGCCACCTCGTTTTCTCCACGCTGCATACTACCGACGCGACCCAGACCATCAACCGCGTCATCTCCTTCTATCCGCCGCACCAGCATCAGGAGATCCGCTCGCTTCTCTCAACGGCCCTCGCGGCCGTGGTGTGTCTGCGGCTGGTGCCACGCAAGGACGGCCGGGGTCGCGTGCCCGCGGCAGAGGTGCTCATCAATACGGCGGCGGTGGCCGACAACATCCGCGACATTGAGAAGGCGCTCAACATTCCCGACCTGATCGCGGAAGGCACCGTGAGCTACGGGATGCAGTCGTTCGACCAATCGCTCATGAAGTGGTACAAGGAGGGAATGGTCACGTACGAGAGCGCGCTCTTCTATTCGTCGAACCCGAGCGAGTTCGCGCTGCGCGTCTCGGGCGTGGACTCGGCCTCCGACCGGACCTTCAGCGAGGTGACCGGCGAGCCGGACGCGGCACGTTCGCTCGACCTCACGCCCTGA
- the accB gene encoding acetyl-CoA carboxylase biotin carboxyl carrier protein, whose protein sequence is MTPQEMQQLAELLQTVPGIKSIDLKDVRRLAQLLRESPEIGSIEVKGWFGTGVVITRTAAAAGPSIVAIPGIPPGAALPPVAHAAAPAAPAALPRGGAEGSGAIQSPPSGLKEVRSPMVGTFYRAPEPGAEPYVSVGARVTPGQTVCIIEAMKIMNEIEAEVAGVVREVAVDDAQPVEFGQVLFRVDPNG, encoded by the coding sequence ATGACCCCACAAGAGATGCAGCAGCTCGCCGAGCTGCTCCAGACGGTCCCGGGCATCAAGTCCATCGACCTGAAGGACGTTCGGCGGCTCGCACAGCTCCTGCGCGAGTCGCCGGAGATCGGGTCGATCGAGGTGAAGGGCTGGTTCGGCACCGGCGTCGTGATCACCCGGACGGCGGCGGCCGCGGGCCCGTCGATCGTCGCAATCCCCGGAATCCCGCCGGGCGCTGCGTTGCCGCCGGTCGCGCACGCGGCGGCGCCGGCCGCACCCGCCGCGCTTCCAAGGGGCGGCGCGGAGGGTTCCGGAGCGATCCAGAGTCCCCCGTCCGGGCTCAAGGAAGTGCGTTCGCCGATGGTGGGGACGTTCTATCGCGCGCCGGAGCCCGGCGCCGAACCGTACGTGAGCGTGGGCGCCCGCGTCACCCCGGGCCAGACGGTGTGCATCATCGAGGCAATGAAGATCATGAACGAGATCGAAGCCGAGGTGGCCGGTGTCGTGCGCGAGGTCGCGGTGGACGATGCGCAGCCGGTGGAGTTCGGACAGGTGCTCTTCAGGGTCGACCCCAATGGCTGA
- a CDS encoding aminopeptidase P family protein, giving the protein MRHDYRPERQAALRAVLEREGLCALLVTHLPNVRYLTGFTGSAALLLVRAADTTLITDFRYAEQAPAEVGAAALVEVDTSSVWQRLNRVLGDGDLTTLGIEAESLTLRDAERIGDGARGRPVPTNGLVEGLRAAKDPGEVAAIRAAAELAEAALAEVLPTVRPGQRELDIAAALEAALRRRGSEWHPFPTIVASGPRSALPHARSSTRAVERGEWLLLDFGAQVDGYCADLTRTIVVGAPADERQRAVYELVRTAQRRAMEGLRPGMTGREADALARDAIAARGFGEAFGHSLGHGLGLEVHEAPRLSPMADTPLPRHAVVTIEPGIYLSGWGGVRLEDDVYLGPDGPECLSDNRTQLVELT; this is encoded by the coding sequence GTGCGGCATGACTATCGGCCGGAGCGCCAAGCCGCGCTCCGCGCCGTGCTCGAGCGCGAGGGGCTGTGCGCGCTGCTCGTCACCCATCTCCCGAACGTCCGATATCTGACCGGGTTCACCGGATCGGCGGCGCTGCTTCTCGTCCGGGCGGCAGATACCACTCTGATCACCGATTTCAGATATGCCGAACAGGCGCCGGCGGAAGTGGGAGCCGCTGCCCTGGTCGAGGTCGATACGTCAAGCGTGTGGCAGCGGCTCAATCGCGTACTGGGCGACGGCGATCTCACCACGTTGGGCATCGAGGCGGAGTCGCTCACGCTCCGAGATGCCGAGCGGATCGGTGACGGCGCCCGCGGGCGCCCGGTGCCCACCAACGGCCTGGTTGAGGGGCTGCGCGCGGCCAAGGACCCCGGCGAAGTGGCGGCGATCCGCGCCGCGGCCGAGCTGGCCGAGGCCGCGCTTGCCGAAGTGCTGCCGACCGTGCGCCCCGGACAGCGCGAGCTGGACATCGCGGCCGCGCTGGAAGCAGCGCTCCGGCGGCGGGGGAGCGAGTGGCACCCGTTCCCCACGATCGTGGCCTCCGGACCGCGGTCGGCGCTGCCCCACGCCCGGAGCAGCACCCGGGCGGTCGAGCGCGGCGAGTGGCTGCTGCTTGACTTCGGCGCGCAGGTGGACGGATACTGCGCCGATCTTACTCGAACGATCGTGGTGGGCGCGCCGGCCGATGAGCGCCAGCGCGCGGTCTACGAGCTGGTGCGTACGGCCCAGCGCCGCGCGATGGAGGGCCTCCGGCCGGGGATGACGGGCCGCGAGGCGGATGCGCTCGCCCGGGACGCGATCGCCGCGCGCGGGTTCGGCGAGGCGTTCGGACACTCGCTCGGACATGGGCTCGGGCTCGAGGTCCACGAAGCTCCGCGCCTGTCGCCGATGGCAGACACGCCACTGCCCCGGCACGCCGTAGTCACCATCGAGCCGGGGATCTATCTTTCCGGCTGGGGTGGCGTCCGGCTGGAGGACGATGTCTATCTCGGTCCTGACGGCCCGGAGTGCCTGTCGGACAACCGGACGCAGCTGGTGGAGTTGACCTGA
- a CDS encoding type II 3-dehydroquinate dehydratase, protein MLIAVLNGPNLNLVGTREPEIYGRTAFADVERLIRREAAELGVDVDWMQTNHEGELVEAVQRLAGRADGAVVNAAAFTHTSLALRDAFLAVRVPFVECHLSNLFARNEPDRHRSLLGDLALGVVTGFGAQSYPLALRALVGRLRAA, encoded by the coding sequence ATGTTGATCGCCGTCCTCAACGGCCCCAACCTCAACCTGGTGGGGACGCGTGAGCCGGAGATCTACGGCCGGACCGCGTTCGCCGACGTCGAGCGGCTGATCCGGCGCGAGGCGGCCGAGCTCGGCGTCGACGTCGACTGGATGCAGACCAATCACGAGGGCGAGTTGGTGGAGGCCGTGCAGCGGCTAGCCGGGAGGGCGGACGGGGCGGTCGTCAACGCGGCCGCGTTCACCCACACGAGCCTGGCACTCCGCGATGCCTTCCTCGCCGTGCGCGTGCCGTTCGTCGAGTGTCATCTGTCGAACCTGTTCGCCCGAAATGAGCCTGATCGGCACCGCTCGTTGCTGGGCGATCTTGCGCTCGGCGTCGTGACCGGGTTCGGCGCGCAGAGCTATCCGCTCGCCTTGCGCGCGCTGGTGGGCCGGCTGCGTGCGGCATGA
- a CDS encoding tetratricopeptide repeat protein, with amino-acid sequence MSTTEIAKLESRWRENPQGLTFAPLAEAHRKLKDPERALEILRPGLERHPDYIPANIVLGRCHWDLNDLAAAEQAFNHVLELDGENVIALRALADIAERQTRYNEAETWLERVLVVDRSNDDAREQLARLRTQARAPAAEASGTLEPLAAGAAAVEAAPADHAADPADSGAEQAAAVEPLAAEPAVSEAQGTVPESAAEPLALEEPMAAAAGWSSQPFMPGVEHAEIEHNEIELSGSDAGLAATTSAAAEGLETLEPTVQAGSDDLAFERVERSEDIMLSAGGGSEFQVPNAVEDLIGGYGQDPTALSADAFGAAPPDARTDAEGVEEQQADGEPRPDREPAVAQAVESSSTEAPSPEAAPSVAAAPEATAPEAAPSSAPPSAVAAGDSAAFVEEPAPALVITETMAEIYLRQGHAGDALVIYRELARRRPDDAALRQRVAELSERETPPQQHRPTYAARETGGQSVAELFRALLAARPPHVAAPRRPPPPSQAAPAERPSGHVDSAASSAVEGAPTRPAGDPLSLDSLFGDAPPASAPAVPHPADARGAGAAVSFDDFFGGRASATPERAAGPARSGGTPRPGAARAGDDDLDQFHAWLQSLKR; translated from the coding sequence ATGTCGACTACCGAGATCGCGAAGCTCGAGAGCCGTTGGCGAGAGAATCCTCAGGGCCTCACCTTTGCTCCCCTCGCGGAGGCCCACCGCAAGCTCAAAGACCCGGAACGCGCGTTGGAAATTCTGCGACCGGGGCTCGAACGCCATCCCGATTACATCCCCGCCAACATCGTTCTCGGGCGCTGCCACTGGGACCTGAACGACCTCGCGGCGGCTGAGCAAGCCTTCAACCATGTCCTCGAGCTGGATGGCGAAAATGTGATCGCACTCCGGGCGCTCGCCGACATCGCGGAGCGCCAGACGCGCTACAACGAAGCCGAGACATGGCTCGAGCGCGTGCTGGTCGTGGATCGTAGCAACGACGATGCGCGCGAACAGCTCGCGCGGTTGCGGACGCAGGCGCGCGCGCCGGCGGCCGAGGCGAGCGGCACTCTGGAGCCGCTCGCCGCCGGCGCGGCGGCGGTCGAGGCCGCGCCGGCCGACCACGCGGCCGATCCCGCCGATTCCGGAGCGGAGCAGGCCGCCGCCGTTGAGCCGCTCGCGGCCGAGCCCGCGGTGAGTGAGGCGCAGGGAACGGTGCCGGAATCGGCCGCAGAGCCCCTTGCGCTCGAGGAGCCGATGGCCGCGGCAGCTGGGTGGTCGTCGCAGCCGTTCATGCCCGGGGTGGAACACGCCGAAATCGAGCATAATGAGATCGAGCTTTCGGGCTCCGACGCCGGGCTGGCCGCGACGACCTCCGCCGCGGCCGAGGGGCTGGAGACGCTCGAACCCACGGTGCAAGCCGGCTCCGATGATCTCGCTTTCGAGCGGGTCGAGCGGAGCGAGGACATCATGCTCAGCGCGGGCGGCGGATCGGAATTTCAGGTGCCGAATGCGGTCGAAGACCTGATCGGCGGGTACGGACAGGACCCGACGGCGCTCAGCGCCGACGCATTCGGCGCGGCGCCTCCCGATGCGCGCACCGACGCCGAGGGTGTTGAGGAGCAACAGGCGGACGGCGAGCCGCGCCCCGATAGGGAGCCCGCAGTGGCTCAGGCGGTGGAAAGCTCGAGCACCGAGGCGCCATCGCCGGAAGCGGCGCCTTCCGTCGCGGCGGCTCCGGAAGCGACCGCGCCCGAAGCGGCGCCCTCGTCAGCGCCGCCGTCCGCGGTCGCCGCGGGCGACAGCGCGGCGTTTGTCGAGGAACCCGCACCGGCGCTCGTGATCACCGAGACGATGGCGGAGATCTACCTTCGGCAGGGCCACGCCGGCGACGCGCTGGTGATCTACCGCGAGCTTGCGCGCCGGCGACCGGACGACGCCGCCCTCCGCCAACGCGTCGCCGAGCTGTCGGAACGGGAGACGCCGCCACAGCAGCATCGCCCGACCTACGCCGCGCGCGAGACCGGTGGCCAGTCGGTGGCTGAGCTGTTTCGCGCCCTGCTCGCGGCTCGTCCGCCGCACGTGGCGGCGCCGCGCCGGCCCCCGCCGCCGTCGCAGGCTGCGCCGGCCGAGCGTCCGTCGGGGCATGTCGATTCGGCGGCGTCGTCTGCGGTCGAGGGCGCGCCCACGCGGCCCGCAGGCGATCCGCTCTCGCTCGATTCACTCTTCGGCGACGCCCCCCCGGCGAGCGCGCCAGCCGTTCCTCACCCGGCCGATGCGAGGGGCGCCGGCGCAGCCGTCTCGTTCGACGATTTCTTTGGCGGCCGTGCATCCGCGACACCCGAGCGAGCCGCCGGTCCGGCGCGCAGTGGCGGCACCCCGCGGCCCGGCGCGGCGCGCGCCGGCGATGACGACCTCGATCAGTTCCACGCCTGGCTTCAAAGCCTCAAGCGCTGA